A window of Benincasa hispida cultivar B227 chromosome 9, ASM972705v1, whole genome shotgun sequence genomic DNA:
TTTCCAGCATACCCTCTTCTTTTCGCCAGCTTTCAGTTTCTTATATATAGTAGGCTGTTTTATGGAAAAACTTAGGTCTGATTTTGCCACTTCTATGCTTTTAAAATCCTGAATAACTACAAAGCAAGCAATTTGTTGGGTTGATAATGAATAACATACCTGCTAGAGTTTTGCTGTTTCTGTTCTTCaaccttctttcttctttcgttGTCCACGCCATAGCCAACAATACCAACAGCAAAACACAAGATTTCAAAGTAGATAGTGCCAGAAGTTCGGGGAAAGGCTGTGATCACGACTGGTCTCACTGCAAGCACCCGATAACTCCTCAGCCATCATCTCTTTTGCCTGTTGAAGCAGAGGTTTTGATATTTGAAGACCTGAGGCTTTCAGTGGTGTACCCTGTGATTCAAAAATTCAAGTCAATTATCACCTCGGATCCTCTAGGAATCACTAAAACATGGGTTGGATCGGATATATGCAACTACAAAGGCTTTTACTGTGACAACCCACCGGACAACAAGTCTGCCACGGCGGTTGCATCCATCGATTTCAATGGCTTTCAACTCAGTGCACCATCCCTTGATGGCTTCCTCGATCAGCTCCCTGATATTGCTGTTTTTCATGCCAATTCCAACAATTTTTCTGGCACCATCTCCACGAACATTGCTAAGCTCCCTTACCTATACGAGCTGGATGTGAGCAACAACCGATTATCTGGTCCTTTTCCCACTGCTGTTATTGGTATGAACAGTCTCATCTTCTTGGACCTTCGGTTCAATTTCTTCAGTGGGTCAATCCCACCTCAAGTTTTCGTGCAGGACCTTGATTTTCTACTCATCAACAACAACAATTTCATGCAGAGTCTCCCAGACAGTGTTTCCATCACCCATATTCTCTATCTCACCTTAGCCAACAATAAATTCAGTGGTCCAATTCCTGGTGGCATTGTGAAAGCTTTGTCATCTCTGACAGAGGTTCTGCTCTTAAACAACTCATTATCAGGATGTCTGCCTTATGAGTTAGGATCACTTGACGAAGCAATCGTGTTTGATGCCGGCAACAACCGACTAACAGGACCATTGCCCTTTTCGCTAGGTTGCCTAAAGAACGTGGAGCAGTTGAATTTCGCAGGAAATCTATTGTATGGTATGGTGCCGGAAGTGGTTTGTGCGCTTGGACATCTGGTAAATCTATCTTTGTCGGACAATTATTTCACAGTTGTTGGGCCACTGTGTCGGATTTTGATAGGGAGAGGAGTATTAAATATTAGGAACAATTGCATTCCAGATCTTCCTTTCCAGAGACCAATTACTGAATGTGCAAAATTCTTAGCATTCCCCAGAATTTGCCCTCGCATGTGGTCTTATACTTTAATGCCCTGCATGCTTCCCTCTTTCAATCCCCCAATTTTTTCCATTCCCAAATATTGGCCACATTTTCCCTAGATTTATACATTCCGAGTCTCATCTTGGAAGCGCATTGTGTGTGTTTTTCAATTGAAATCCCAAGAATAGTCTCAGTTACATCTTTCATCAACCCCCATAGCAAGGGGAAACAGATTCGTACACTACAATTCATTATTGATTCCTAACCAAGAACATCTTCCGACGGGACTATGGCATTCGTATTGTGGTTTGTTTAACCCTAATTAAGCAGATAATTAGAGATACCTGTTACGAAAATCCATATAACCGGAGGCGTGGTTCACCGTGGGGATGCTGAATGATTGTTGGTAAATCTGATTAGTGGAAGCTTTGCCTTTGCGGCTGTCCTCGCCATAGCCGTAAGATAAGAAATTTGTGCACGGGCGGTAGGGTGTGCGGCTGCACAGCCAGCCCAACTTCTGTTGTTACCCACTATGTTGGGATTAGTGCTTTGGGTTAGGTATCA
This region includes:
- the LOC120085891 gene encoding uncharacterized protein At4g06744-like, translating into MNNIPARVLLFLFFNLLSSFVVHAIANNTNSKTQDFKVDSARSSGKGCDHDWSHCKHPITPQPSSLLPVEAEVLIFEDLRLSVVYPVIQKFKSIITSDPLGITKTWVGSDICNYKGFYCDNPPDNKSATAVASIDFNGFQLSAPSLDGFLDQLPDIAVFHANSNNFSGTISTNIAKLPYLYELDVSNNRLSGPFPTAVIGMNSLIFLDLRFNFFSGSIPPQVFVQDLDFLLINNNNFMQSLPDSVSITHILYLTLANNKFSGPIPGGIVKALSSLTEVLLLNNSLSGCLPYELGSLDEAIVFDAGNNRLTGPLPFSLGCLKNVEQLNFAGNLLYGMVPEVVCALGHLVNLSLSDNYFTVVGPLCRILIGRGVLNIRNNCIPDLPFQRPITECAKFLAFPRICPRMWSYTLMPCMLPSFNPPIFSIPKYWPHFP